The proteins below are encoded in one region of Sminthopsis crassicaudata isolate SCR6 chromosome 1, ASM4859323v1, whole genome shotgun sequence:
- the FICD gene encoding protein adenylyltransferase FICD yields MTFMSMATVVAVAEPKWVSLWGRWFWVAALLGLLLGSLLVLLLPLGAVEEQGSTLQKGLSLLRSKLGGGQKSPSTGLTVTTGGISLLVVKPKASADVKLEARAALNQALEMKRQGKREKAHRLFLHALKMDPNYVDALNELGIFSEEEKDILQADYLYTKALTISPYNEKALINRDRTLPLVEEIDQRYFSIIDSKVKKVMSIPKGSSALRRVMEESYYHHIYHTVAIEGNTLTLSEIRHIIETRYAVPGKSLEEQNEVIGMHAAMKYINTTLVSRIGSVTISDMLEIHRRVLGYVDPVEAGRFRTTQVFVGHHIPPHPQDVEKQMEEFIQWLNSEDAMNLHPVEFAALAHYKLVYIHPFIDGNGRTSRLLMNLILMQAGYPPITIRKEQRSEYYHVLEVANEGDVRPFIRFIAKCTETTLDMLLIATTDHAVGLPEANPNHSGCKQTIPVKT; encoded by the exons AAATGGGTGTCGCTGTGGGGACGCTGGTTCTGGGTGGCGGCCCTGCTGGGCCTGCTGCTGGGATCCCTGTTGGTGCTCTTGCTCCCCCTGGGGGCCGTGGAGGAGCAGGGCTCCACACTGCAGAAAGGACTCTCCTTGCTGAGGAGCAAGCTGGGAGGAGGACAGAAGTCTCCCAGCACAGGGCTCACCGTCACCACAGGAGGGATCAGTCTGCTGGTGGTCAAGCCTAAAGCGTCTGCAG ACGTTAAGCTAGAAGCCCGAGCCGCCTTGAACCAGGCCCTGGAGATGAAGCGGCAGGGGAAGCGCGAGAAGGCCCACCGACTCTTCCTGCACGCCCTCAAGATGGACCCCAATTACGTGGACGCGCTCAACGAGCTGGGCATCTTTTCTGAAGAGGAGAAAGACATTCTGCAGGCCGATTACTTATATACCAAAGCACTAACCATCTCTCCCTACAACGAGAAAGCGCTCATCAACAGGGACCGGACGTTGCCCCTGGTGGAGGAGATCGACCAGCGCTACTTCAGCATCATCGACAGCAAAGTGAAGAAGGTGATGTCCATCCCCAAGGGGAGCTCGGCGCTGCGGCGCGTCATGGAGGAGTCTTACTACCACCACATTTACCACACCGTGGCCATCGAAGGCAACACGCTGACCCTCTCCGAGATCCGGCACATCATCGAGACCCGGTACGCCGTGCCCGGGAAGAGCCTGGAGGAGCAGAACGAGGTCATCGGCATGCACGCGGCCATGAAATACATCAACACCACTCTGGTCTCCAGGATCGGGTCCGTCACCATCAGCGACATGCTGGAGATCCACCGGCGGGTGCTGGGTTACGTGGATCCCGTGGAGGCCGGGAGATTTAGGACTACACAGGTGTTTGTGGGACATCATATTCCTCCCCATCCTCAAGACGTGGAAAAGCAGATGGAAGAGTTCATACAGTGGCTGAACTCGGAGGACGCCATGAATCTGCACCCGGTGGAATTTGCCGCACTGGCCCATTACAAACTGGTCTACATCCACCCCTTCATCGATGGCAACGGCAGGACCTCGCGCCTGCTGATGAACCTCATTTTGATGCAGGCGGGCTACCCTCCCATTACAATCCGCAAGGAGCAGAGGTCCGAGTATTACCACGTGTTGGAAGTTGCCAACGAAGGGGACGTGAGACCCTTCATCCGTTTCATTGCCAAGTGTACCGAGACCACCTTAGACATGCTGCTAATTGCAACCACTGACCATGCCGTGGGTTTGCCAGAAGCAAATCCCAACCATTCTGGATGCAAACAAACTATTCCTGTGAAAACGTAA